From Phycisphaerales bacterium, one genomic window encodes:
- a CDS encoding efflux RND transporter periplasmic adaptor subunit, translating into MVAPSPERAGRSDSRRLLAVLGNSALGLAFLAAVVVLLLWLAGSFEPKIGGPVHAGPSASLPPAGDRPRVEVVSIAVPLVETAVGSIEAVHELTVASKLLARIETMNVTAGAAIRSGDVIATLDSEDLQARLEQSQAAVSSARARRDQAQREFDRLEEVFASGAANQLELNRAQTALESAQGDLLGAEQAQREAETILAYATIRSPISGVVIDKLVEQGDTVAPGQPMVTLYDPTRMQLVASVRESLTQRLKVGEPVDVQVESLDLQCTGIISEIVPQAAPGSRSFLVKVTGPCPEGVYSGMFGRLLIPLEDEQVLVVPAEAVRRVGQIELVDVVIDDHLQRRAVRTGRAMPGDALEVLSGLRAGEVVALADRGPGS; encoded by the coding sequence ATGGTTGCACCTTCGCCAGAGCGCGCCGGCCGAAGCGATTCGCGCCGGCTGCTCGCCGTGCTGGGCAATTCGGCGCTGGGGCTCGCCTTTCTGGCGGCGGTGGTCGTGCTGCTGCTGTGGCTGGCTGGTTCCTTCGAGCCGAAGATCGGCGGCCCCGTTCACGCGGGCCCGTCGGCCTCGCTGCCGCCGGCGGGGGATCGGCCGCGCGTCGAGGTGGTCTCCATCGCCGTTCCGCTCGTCGAGACGGCCGTCGGCTCCATTGAGGCCGTGCACGAACTGACCGTCGCCTCCAAACTGCTCGCCCGCATCGAGACGATGAACGTGACCGCCGGCGCTGCGATCCGCAGCGGCGATGTCATCGCCACGCTCGACAGCGAAGACCTCCAGGCGCGACTGGAGCAGTCGCAGGCCGCAGTCTCTTCCGCGCGTGCGCGGCGCGACCAGGCGCAGCGCGAGTTCGATCGGCTCGAGGAGGTCTTCGCCAGCGGGGCGGCCAACCAACTCGAACTCAACCGGGCTCAGACCGCGCTCGAATCCGCCCAGGGCGATTTGCTCGGCGCCGAGCAGGCGCAGCGCGAAGCCGAGACGATCCTCGCCTACGCCACGATCCGCTCGCCGATCTCCGGCGTGGTGATCGACAAACTCGTGGAGCAGGGCGACACCGTCGCGCCCGGCCAGCCGATGGTGACTCTCTACGACCCCACGCGCATGCAGCTGGTCGCGAGCGTGCGAGAGTCGCTCACGCAGCGGCTCAAGGTCGGCGAGCCGGTCGATGTGCAGGTCGAGTCGCTCGATCTTCAGTGCACCGGGATCATCAGCGAGATCGTTCCCCAGGCGGCGCCGGGCAGCCGGAGTTTTCTCGTCAAGGTCACCGGCCCGTGCCCCGAGGGCGTATACAGCGGCATGTTCGGCCGGCTGCTTATTCCGCTCGAGGATGAGCAGGTGCTGGTCGTGCCGGCCGAGGCGGTGCGGCGCGTCGGGCAGATCGAACTGGTTGATGTGGTGATCGACGACCACCTCCAGCGGCGCGCCGTGCGCACCGGCCGCGCCATGCCGGGTGACGCGCTCGAAGTGCTTTCGGGACTACGGGCCGGCGAAGTCGTGGCACTGGCGGATCGCGGGCCGGGCTCGTGA
- a CDS encoding efflux RND transporter permease subunit, which produces MTDAGEPSSSHGPAPAPAAAHHHGGVNAIIRIFLHSNLSIILIALAALLGVAAQLLTPREEDPQIVVPLADIHVAFPGHSAEETARLVATPLEKILYQIDGVEYVYSMSRRDSAVITVRFFVGEDRERSLVKLYKRIDEKIDLVPPGVSGWVVKPVEIDDVPIVTMTLTGPSADPFTLRRVGEEIVERLATQRDVSRAYVVGGESRQVSVRLDPARLAAYGIAPADVQRAIAVTNVAASAGAIDRGDEHVSVEAGQAFSSAAELRELVVGLFDDRPVFLKDVAEISDGAAEISSYVRHGWGPARDFGHHAAAPGSLIGAPATGAADPQELSGAAVTIAVAKKKGTNAVWVADEIIRHAGELRDSIIPDDMELVITRNYGLTADEKVNELIGALGVAVFIVIALLTIGLGWREALIVAVAVPVVFGLTLLVNLLFGFTINRVTLFALILSLGLLVDDPIVDVENIVRHFRLHGRATREIVLEAVSEIRPPLITATLAVIVSFLPMMFITGMMGPYMRPMALNVPVAMLMSMLVAFTITPWLSYHGLRRHYGGETATAVTDEVDEHDITAVRQTLLYRLFYPLMAPLLHSRRNAAVFLIVMGVLTVAAMLLAAFRTVPLKMLPFDNKNELLLVLDLPEGTTLERTDAAVRDLEESIAQVPEVVDFTSYVGLASPMDFNGLVRHYYLRQGANVAEIRLGLVGKKSRSQQSHSLGLRERDAWTRIAAGHGASLKIVETPPGPPVLSTLVAEVRGQADSSYDELIAAARSVRGRLEVEPGVVDVDDTIEAPQGKWRFVVDREKAAINGISVDDVAQSLALAVEGATAGTIRDPDDRQPVVIELRLPRPLRSNWGLLNEIRLRGASGSMTPLAEIGAWEVLRVEQTIYHKNLEPVVYVTAESAGRPPADVVVDLLADRAAFEAMPDGAERAGSGWIAQAEPRSADGRSFIRPGGGVAWAVPDGINVAFTGEGELKITLEVFRDLGIAFGVALAGIYILLVAQTGSFAIPAVVMLAIPLTVLGVMPGFWLLNVLSGGNVGGYADPIFFTATGMIGMIALAGIVTRDSIILVDFIHLSLQRGRSLFDAIMESRVVRLRPILLTAGTAMLSAAPIAIDPIFSGLAWSLIFGLFASTVFTLFVIPVAYWLIYANTPGHGAGERAGGTAIAKPQAAG; this is translated from the coding sequence ATGACTGACGCCGGCGAGCCGAGTTCCAGCCATGGTCCGGCACCTGCGCCCGCCGCCGCGCACCATCACGGCGGCGTGAACGCGATCATTCGCATATTTCTGCACTCGAATCTCTCGATCATTCTCATCGCGCTGGCGGCGCTTCTCGGCGTCGCGGCTCAGCTGCTCACGCCGCGCGAGGAGGACCCGCAGATCGTCGTGCCGCTGGCGGACATTCACGTCGCCTTCCCCGGCCACAGCGCGGAGGAGACAGCGCGCCTCGTCGCCACACCTCTCGAAAAGATTCTCTACCAGATCGACGGCGTCGAATACGTGTACTCGATGTCCAGGCGCGACAGCGCCGTCATCACCGTGCGATTCTTCGTGGGTGAAGACCGCGAACGCAGCCTCGTCAAGCTCTACAAACGCATCGATGAGAAGATCGATCTCGTGCCGCCGGGCGTGAGCGGCTGGGTCGTCAAGCCCGTCGAGATCGATGATGTGCCGATCGTGACGATGACACTCACCGGGCCGTCGGCCGATCCGTTCACGCTCCGCCGCGTGGGAGAGGAGATCGTCGAGCGCCTCGCCACGCAGCGCGACGTCTCGCGGGCTTACGTGGTGGGCGGCGAGTCGCGGCAGGTCAGCGTGCGGCTCGATCCGGCGCGCCTGGCTGCCTACGGCATCGCTCCGGCGGACGTGCAGCGCGCCATCGCCGTGACCAACGTCGCCGCCTCGGCCGGTGCGATCGACCGAGGCGATGAGCACGTCAGCGTCGAGGCGGGGCAGGCGTTCTCCAGCGCAGCCGAATTGCGCGAACTCGTCGTGGGCCTGTTCGACGATCGGCCGGTGTTTCTCAAGGATGTGGCGGAGATCAGCGATGGCGCCGCGGAGATCTCCAGCTACGTCCGGCACGGCTGGGGGCCCGCAAGGGACTTCGGGCACCACGCGGCGGCGCCGGGATCGCTCATCGGCGCGCCCGCGACGGGCGCTGCTGACCCGCAGGAACTATCCGGCGCGGCCGTGACCATCGCCGTGGCCAAGAAGAAGGGCACCAATGCCGTCTGGGTGGCCGACGAGATTATCCGCCATGCCGGTGAGTTGCGCGACTCGATTATCCCCGACGACATGGAGCTGGTCATCACCCGCAACTACGGCTTGACCGCCGATGAAAAAGTCAACGAACTGATCGGAGCGCTCGGCGTGGCGGTGTTCATCGTCATCGCGCTGCTCACGATCGGGCTGGGCTGGCGCGAGGCATTGATCGTCGCGGTCGCCGTGCCGGTCGTGTTCGGCCTGACGCTGCTGGTGAACCTGCTCTTTGGATTCACGATCAATCGCGTGACGCTCTTTGCGCTGATCCTGTCGCTGGGTCTGCTCGTTGACGATCCCATCGTGGATGTCGAAAACATCGTGCGGCACTTTCGACTGCATGGACGCGCCACGCGCGAGATCGTGCTTGAAGCCGTGTCGGAAATCCGGCCGCCGCTGATCACGGCGACGCTGGCGGTGATCGTGTCCTTTCTTCCGATGATGTTCATCACCGGCATGATGGGGCCGTACATGCGCCCGATGGCGCTCAATGTGCCGGTCGCCATGCTCATGTCGATGCTTGTCGCATTCACGATCACGCCGTGGTTGTCGTACCACGGGCTGCGCCGGCACTACGGCGGCGAGACCGCGACGGCCGTGACCGATGAAGTTGACGAGCACGACATCACTGCCGTGCGCCAGACGCTGCTTTACCGGCTGTTCTATCCGCTGATGGCGCCGCTGCTGCACTCTCGTCGCAACGCGGCCGTCTTTCTCATCGTCATGGGCGTGCTCACCGTCGCGGCGATGCTGCTCGCGGCGTTTCGCACCGTGCCGCTGAAGATGCTGCCCTTTGACAACAAGAACGAACTGCTGCTCGTGCTCGATCTGCCCGAGGGAACCACGCTCGAGCGCACCGACGCCGCGGTGCGAGACCTCGAGGAGTCCATAGCGCAGGTGCCGGAAGTGGTTGACTTCACCAGTTACGTCGGCCTCGCCTCGCCGATGGATTTCAACGGCCTCGTGCGGCACTACTACCTGCGGCAGGGCGCCAACGTGGCGGAGATCCGCCTCGGTCTCGTCGGCAAGAAGAGTCGCTCGCAACAGAGCCACTCGCTTGGCCTGCGCGAGCGCGACGCGTGGACGCGGATCGCCGCGGGCCACGGCGCGAGTCTCAAGATCGTCGAGACGCCGCCGGGCCCGCCGGTTCTCTCGACGCTCGTGGCCGAGGTGCGCGGCCAGGCGGATTCGTCATACGACGAACTCATCGCCGCCGCGCGGTCTGTGCGCGGCCGGCTTGAAGTCGAGCCAGGCGTGGTCGATGTCGATGACACGATCGAAGCGCCGCAGGGCAAGTGGCGCTTCGTCGTGGACCGGGAGAAGGCGGCGATCAACGGCATCTCCGTCGATGATGTCGCGCAGAGCCTCGCCCTGGCCGTCGAGGGCGCCACGGCCGGCACCATCCGCGATCCCGACGATCGCCAGCCGGTGGTGATCGAGTTGCGTCTGCCCCGGCCGCTGCGCTCGAATTGGGGCCTGCTCAACGAGATTCGGCTGCGCGGCGCGAGCGGCTCCATGACGCCGCTGGCCGAGATCGGCGCGTGGGAGGTGTTGCGCGTCGAGCAGACGATCTATCACAAGAATCTCGAGCCGGTCGTATACGTGACGGCCGAATCCGCCGGCCGCCCGCCGGCCGACGTGGTCGTCGATCTTCTCGCCGATCGCGCTGCATTTGAGGCGATGCCCGACGGAGCGGAGCGCGCCGGCAGCGGCTGGATCGCACAGGCTGAGCCACGCAGCGCCGACGGCCGTTCGTTCATCAGGCCCGGCGGGGGCGTGGCGTGGGCCGTGCCCGATGGCATCAACGTCGCTTTCACCGGCGAGGGCGAACTCAAGATCACCCTCGAGGTCTTCCGCGACCTTGGCATCGCATTCGGCGTGGCGCTTGCGGGCATCTACATCCTGCTCGTGGCGCAGACCGGTTCATTCGCCATTCCCGCTGTCGTGATGCTCGCCATTCCGCTCACGGTGCTGGGCGTGATGCCCGGCTTCTGGCTGCTCAACGTGCTCTCGGGCGGCAACGTCGGCGGCTACGCGGATCCCATCTTCTTCACCGCGACGGGGATGATCGGCATGATCGCCTTGGCCGGCATCGTCACGCGCGACTCAATCATCCTCGTGGATTTCATCCACCTCTCGCTGCAGCGCGGCCGGTCGCTGTTTGACGCCATCATGGAAAGCCGCGTGGTGCGCCTGAGGCCGATCCTGCTCACCGCGGGCACGGCAATGCTCAGCGCCGCCCCGATCGCCATCGACCCGATTTTCTCGGGTCTGGCGTGGTCGCTCATCTTCGGGCTGTTCGCCTCGACGGTGTTTACGCTGTTCGTGATTCCGGTTGCGTACTGGCTCATCTACGCCAACACGCCGGGCCACGGCGCAGGGGAGCGCGCCGGGGGCACGGCCATCGCGAAGCCACAAGCGGCGGGATAG
- a CDS encoding AAA family ATPase, with translation MMLNIGQLRERLALRFPDAEQVEEFVIRFTRKSNGHAFALYYVDVGSHLPTTREALTDYQDRVIGKRYFEGKKSLQWSNYLYFVVSAEQARTSAMEEAKQWIELDRTYARKFVITESELDAAFGAPPSASPDALPEASIHSVWLAKLTEVGLDKAVLSDKPLPSRLALIETASATPSPPPTVPTPQPSLSPLPFLKSLQLAKFREFPLQRDFAFGTVNLIVGANGSGKTSLLEAIELLYCGRNKRNAHADGAYDIAAVFADGSKETATHTRPQKTFRQRNLHWYGQPEVKTNNLYLSFALFNFLDTDAAVGLAESTARLDDDLSNLLVGSEASKTWREIERLHDATTAKLRELRPLETQIKSEIVTLDARLKEAGSVKQESDSILTRVEDMVRRLKWPAPTKDKAEFPELLLESLPELESLAMQAAAFEWAASPTSADGLKKYSSDAKKACERAEADIERLEEHRKKERRLVDQVRRFQSALTLIADAARVVDAGLPDRAEELRKLQNAVTSHGGLLAGSDDTLLTVLAKSQPEATVVALAAAAKAARTAAQKAVNAAKEEHACFTRLRDHSVSLAQQLRDIAAQILQVSPLSEECPLCHTQFAPGELAKHMQLGVDQHVEARGQVLLSQLRQREEALRQAVIVENASTWLGKFCERAAIDGAVTVVATLSKIEGARQALVEAQRRLEALNKELQALESQGLPVAMLDQLLVGLRDSGHALADWTKETIDQVRGTIERDQASAARTLEEERSKAAALQRSLEAGLGLGESSTESLKVAVSQLKERRAVADSLREKLGTLLKSFPWPGDRPLSELVVETDSIRKVAAEFQAVLGREQQAKTIFAESTKRREQLAKQLAEVSPRIERLVKAGKALEAIQTNHSLTGAMEAALKRNRAQIEMIFGRIHAPAEFSGLGGCLSTLVRKNRATEATLSEISTGQRAAFALSIFLAQNAQLRAAPPVVLIDDPIAHVDDLNALSFLDYLRELALAGSRQILFATASEKLATLFERKFDFLGDGFRRHDLRR, from the coding sequence ATGATGCTCAACATTGGCCAACTGCGCGAACGACTTGCGCTCCGCTTCCCGGACGCTGAACAGGTCGAGGAATTCGTAATCCGATTCACTCGCAAATCGAACGGCCATGCGTTCGCTCTGTACTACGTCGATGTCGGTTCGCATCTGCCTACTACGCGTGAGGCGCTCACAGACTATCAGGATCGGGTGATAGGAAAGCGGTACTTTGAGGGCAAGAAAAGCCTGCAGTGGAGTAACTATCTGTATTTTGTCGTCAGTGCCGAGCAGGCGCGCACCAGTGCGATGGAAGAAGCCAAACAGTGGATAGAGCTGGATCGCACCTATGCTCGCAAATTCGTCATTACTGAGAGTGAGCTGGATGCTGCGTTCGGGGCTCCTCCATCGGCATCGCCGGACGCACTGCCAGAAGCCAGCATTCACTCGGTGTGGCTCGCAAAGCTGACGGAGGTCGGTCTTGATAAGGCGGTACTGAGCGATAAGCCGCTTCCCAGTCGATTGGCACTGATTGAAACGGCGTCCGCAACACCTTCGCCCCCGCCTACAGTGCCAACGCCGCAGCCATCCCTCAGCCCGCTGCCGTTTCTGAAATCGCTTCAGCTTGCGAAGTTTCGAGAGTTTCCTCTGCAACGCGACTTTGCGTTCGGCACAGTGAATCTCATTGTCGGTGCCAACGGATCAGGAAAGACATCGCTCCTTGAGGCCATCGAGCTCCTCTATTGCGGAAGGAACAAACGAAATGCGCACGCGGACGGCGCGTACGACATCGCGGCGGTGTTCGCCGATGGCAGCAAGGAGACTGCGACGCATACCCGACCTCAGAAGACGTTCAGGCAAAGGAATCTGCACTGGTACGGGCAGCCGGAGGTGAAGACAAACAACCTATACCTGAGTTTTGCACTGTTCAACTTTCTCGATACCGACGCAGCAGTCGGCCTCGCGGAATCGACCGCACGGCTTGACGACGATCTTTCCAATCTGCTCGTGGGGTCCGAGGCGTCCAAGACGTGGCGTGAGATCGAGCGACTGCATGACGCCACAACAGCCAAGCTCCGCGAACTGCGGCCTCTTGAAACTCAAATCAAAAGCGAGATCGTCACGCTTGACGCCCGTCTCAAGGAAGCGGGTAGTGTCAAACAGGAGTCAGACTCAATACTCACGCGGGTCGAGGACATGGTGCGCCGTCTCAAGTGGCCGGCGCCGACCAAGGACAAAGCAGAGTTTCCCGAACTTCTCCTCGAATCGCTTCCGGAACTGGAGTCATTGGCGATGCAGGCCGCCGCGTTTGAGTGGGCGGCGTCTCCTACGTCAGCCGATGGACTGAAGAAGTACAGCAGCGACGCCAAGAAGGCATGCGAAAGGGCGGAAGCAGACATAGAGCGCCTCGAGGAGCATCGAAAGAAGGAAAGGCGACTCGTAGATCAGGTCCGCCGTTTCCAGAGCGCCTTGACGCTGATTGCTGACGCGGCGCGCGTGGTGGACGCCGGCCTGCCCGATCGCGCAGAGGAACTTCGCAAGCTGCAGAACGCCGTGACATCCCACGGCGGATTGCTAGCCGGCTCCGATGACACGTTGCTGACCGTGCTCGCGAAGAGCCAGCCTGAAGCGACTGTTGTCGCACTCGCCGCGGCTGCCAAGGCGGCGCGCACGGCTGCACAAAAGGCAGTGAACGCCGCGAAGGAAGAGCACGCATGCTTCACACGGCTCCGCGATCACTCAGTCAGCCTGGCGCAACAGCTTCGCGACATCGCAGCCCAGATCCTCCAGGTCAGTCCCCTATCCGAGGAGTGTCCCCTGTGCCACACTCAGTTCGCCCCCGGGGAGTTGGCCAAGCACATGCAGCTTGGCGTGGATCAGCACGTCGAAGCTCGCGGACAAGTGTTGCTGTCGCAGTTGCGGCAGCGCGAAGAGGCGCTGCGCCAAGCCGTGATCGTTGAGAATGCGTCAACGTGGCTCGGGAAGTTCTGCGAGCGGGCAGCGATCGATGGAGCGGTCACGGTCGTGGCCACACTGTCGAAGATCGAAGGAGCACGGCAGGCGCTTGTCGAGGCACAGCGACGACTTGAGGCATTGAATAAAGAACTTCAAGCTCTGGAGTCCCAAGGCCTACCCGTTGCCATGTTGGATCAACTCCTCGTGGGCTTGCGCGATTCCGGTCACGCTCTGGCCGATTGGACGAAGGAGACCATCGACCAAGTCCGAGGTACGATCGAGCGCGACCAGGCGAGCGCTGCCAGGACGCTGGAGGAGGAGCGTTCCAAGGCCGCGGCACTTCAGCGATCGCTTGAGGCAGGTCTGGGATTGGGGGAGTCCAGTACTGAGAGCCTGAAAGTAGCGGTATCCCAGCTCAAGGAGCGCCGCGCAGTAGCAGACAGCCTTCGGGAGAAGCTCGGCACCCTGCTCAAGTCGTTTCCGTGGCCGGGAGACAGACCGCTCTCCGAGCTGGTAGTTGAGACCGATTCGATCCGCAAAGTCGCAGCGGAGTTCCAAGCCGTGCTTGGCAGGGAGCAGCAGGCGAAGACCATCTTCGCGGAGTCCACAAAGCGGAGGGAACAACTCGCCAAGCAGCTGGCAGAAGTAAGCCCCCGCATTGAGCGATTAGTCAAAGCTGGCAAGGCACTTGAGGCCATTCAGACGAACCACTCCCTGACCGGTGCCATGGAGGCGGCGCTCAAGCGGAACCGCGCGCAGATCGAGATGATCTTCGGCCGTATCCACGCCCCCGCAGAGTTCTCAGGGCTTGGCGGTTGCCTTTCCACGCTTGTCAGAAAGAACCGCGCAACCGAGGCCACACTCAGCGAGATCAGCACCGGTCAGCGAGCCGCTTTTGCCCTGTCGATTTTCTTGGCTCAGAATGCACAGTTACGGGCGGCCCCGCCTGTGGTTCTGATTGACGACCCGATCGCCCATGTCGATGATCTAAATGCGTTGTCGTTTCTGGACTACTTGCGCGAGCTTGCCTTGGCGGGCAGTAGACAGATCCTGTTTGCGACTGCAAGCGAGAAGCTCGCCACGCTCTTCGAGCGCAAGTTCGATTTCTTGGGGGACGGCTTCCGTCGCCATGACCTACGCCGGTGA
- a CDS encoding DUF2130 domain-containing protein, whose translation MQEATIVCPNCKTEIKLTESLAAPLIESTRRQYEQQIAQKDSDIVKREAAVKEQQAVLAKAQESIDEQVAARLKTERAGIAAAEAKKARDAVADDIAKAHEDKDATEALLKDRDAKLAEARKNELELRQDRQRLQEEKEQFELEKQRAIDAERAKIRESAQKDADEQARLKIAEKDKTITDLQTKLQDALRKAEQGSQQLQGEIQELELEAILREKFPRDTIEPVAKGEHGGDVLHRVFGPSGQPCGTILWESKRTKNWSDGWLAKVREDMRAAGAEVAIVASHVLPKDTDTFSLIGGVWVTSFKCAIPVAVALRHTLIEIAATKTAGEGQQTKMEMVYQYLTGPRFRHRVQAIVEKFTDMHEDLDKERKTMTRLWAKREEQIRGVIESTAGMYGDLQGIAGKTLQEIEGLEVKMLEGSDGPHVA comes from the coding sequence ATGCAAGAAGCAACGATCGTCTGCCCGAACTGCAAGACCGAGATCAAGCTGACGGAGTCGCTTGCGGCACCGCTCATCGAATCCACTCGTCGGCAGTATGAGCAGCAGATCGCCCAGAAAGACTCCGACATCGTCAAGCGCGAGGCCGCGGTCAAGGAGCAGCAGGCGGTTCTCGCCAAGGCTCAGGAGTCCATCGACGAACAGGTCGCAGCCAGACTGAAAACCGAGCGTGCCGGCATCGCCGCGGCCGAGGCGAAGAAGGCCCGCGACGCTGTCGCCGATGACATCGCCAAGGCACACGAGGACAAGGATGCTACCGAGGCGCTGCTAAAGGACCGTGACGCGAAACTCGCCGAGGCCCGCAAGAACGAGCTTGAACTTCGCCAGGACCGTCAGCGACTCCAGGAGGAGAAGGAACAGTTCGAGCTTGAGAAGCAGCGGGCCATCGACGCGGAGCGGGCGAAGATCCGTGAGTCGGCGCAGAAAGACGCCGACGAGCAGGCCCGCCTCAAGATCGCCGAGAAGGACAAGACCATCACGGATTTGCAGACCAAGCTGCAGGACGCGCTGCGCAAGGCCGAGCAGGGATCGCAGCAGCTTCAAGGCGAAATCCAGGAGCTTGAGCTGGAGGCCATCCTCCGCGAGAAGTTCCCGCGGGACACCATCGAGCCGGTCGCGAAAGGCGAGCACGGCGGCGACGTGCTGCATCGGGTGTTCGGCCCATCTGGTCAGCCATGCGGCACGATCCTGTGGGAATCGAAACGCACGAAGAACTGGAGCGACGGCTGGCTCGCCAAAGTCCGCGAGGACATGCGCGCCGCCGGCGCCGAAGTCGCCATCGTCGCATCGCACGTGCTCCCGAAGGACACCGACACGTTCAGCCTGATCGGCGGGGTATGGGTCACGTCGTTCAAGTGCGCCATTCCCGTCGCCGTGGCGCTCCGACACACGCTGATCGAGATCGCGGCGACCAAGACGGCGGGCGAGGGGCAGCAGACGAAGATGGAAATGGTCTACCAGTACCTCACCGGCCCGCGGTTCCGGCACCGCGTGCAGGCCATCGTCGAGAAGTTCACCGACATGCACGAGGACCTCGACAAGGAGCGCAAGACGATGACGCGGCTATGGGCGAAGCGCGAGGAGCAGATTCGCGGTGTGATCGAATCCACCGCCGGCATGTACGGCGACCTTCAGGGGATCGCCGGCAAGACGCTCCAGGAGATCGAGGGCTTGGAAGTGAAGATGCTCGAAGGTAGCGACGGACCGCATGTGGCCTGA
- a CDS encoding restriction endonuclease, which produces MGVQIVRESLGVVTSEGAQSGIVVTSGQFTAEATDSAAKNPIRLIDGRELVQMISDVQASGRIETERIEEDSESARASAPICPQCGAVLIPRTAKRGVRAGSKFLGCSTFPNCNYTRDIATYGSPFVSPRNRRPRLKLLLASADTIHSRGYC; this is translated from the coding sequence GTGGGCGTCCAGATCGTGCGCGAATCGCTCGGCGTTGTGACGAGCGAAGGCGCTCAGTCAGGCATCGTCGTGACCTCGGGTCAGTTCACGGCCGAGGCGACCGACTCTGCCGCGAAGAATCCGATCCGCCTGATCGATGGCCGCGAACTCGTGCAGATGATCAGCGATGTCCAAGCATCAGGGCGAATTGAGACAGAGAGAATCGAAGAGGATTCTGAATCGGCACGTGCATCCGCGCCGATCTGCCCGCAATGTGGCGCTGTGTTGATACCGCGCACCGCCAAGCGCGGCGTTCGTGCAGGCTCCAAGTTCTTGGGCTGCTCGACGTTTCCCAACTGCAATTACACGCGGGACATCGCGACGTATGGCTCACCTTTCGTTTCCCCGCGAAACAGGCGGCCACGGCTCAAACTTCTACTCGCTAGCGCTGACACAATACATAGCCGTGGTTATTGCTGA